Proteins from a genomic interval of Paenibacillus sp. FSL R5-0623:
- a CDS encoding SMI1/KNR4 family protein, protein MRDDLLVQLQEWHEEDEFQEIVDAIQAIPVEERDYELVNHLGRALNNLERYEEAVEQFLTVAKEGTGDPLWHYRIGLAYYYLEQYAHALQAFERADQLEPDDEDTLEFLEWIRSKMEEEESVEKLVDNVPSVSEVSTLPFSVSQLEPTGFWNDSAEAVDQYVLAPPTDEQVESVEEQLVFKLPTSYINMMKLHNGGVPHYRHFPVSQAEAAKKVRIEVAGILGIGREKAHSLGGEAGSRFIIEQGGYPEIGVVICECPSDSEVVMLDYRESGNAGEPEVVHVDKKESYKITWLAPNFETFIQGLLNEENQPANLEGSL, encoded by the coding sequence ATGAGAGACGATCTGTTGGTTCAATTGCAAGAGTGGCATGAAGAAGATGAATTTCAAGAAATTGTAGATGCAATTCAAGCGATTCCTGTGGAAGAAAGGGATTATGAGCTGGTTAACCATTTGGGACGAGCGCTAAATAACTTGGAACGGTATGAAGAAGCGGTTGAACAATTCCTGACGGTTGCTAAAGAGGGCACAGGTGACCCACTCTGGCATTATCGGATTGGACTGGCTTACTACTATCTGGAACAATACGCTCATGCGCTGCAAGCATTCGAAAGAGCGGATCAATTGGAGCCTGACGATGAAGATACACTGGAGTTTCTGGAATGGATTCGAAGCAAAATGGAGGAGGAGGAATCCGTAGAGAAGCTCGTAGATAACGTCCCATCTGTCTCTGAAGTCTCAACCCTACCTTTTAGCGTTAGCCAGCTGGAACCAACGGGTTTTTGGAATGACAGTGCTGAAGCCGTGGATCAATATGTGTTGGCCCCGCCTACCGATGAACAGGTCGAGTCAGTGGAGGAGCAGTTGGTATTCAAGCTGCCAACATCCTATATTAACATGATGAAATTACATAATGGGGGCGTTCCCCACTATAGGCATTTTCCTGTTAGCCAAGCAGAGGCTGCCAAGAAGGTCCGCATTGAGGTTGCGGGTATATTGGGTATTGGGCGGGAGAAAGCACATTCGTTAGGTGGTGAAGCTGGCAGCCGATTTATCATCGAGCAGGGGGGGTACCCCGAAATCGGTGTTGTTATCTGTGAGTGCCCTTCCGATTCGGAGGTGGTGATGCTGGATTATCGTGAATCCGGCAATGCGGGTGAGCCCGAGGTTGTTCATGTGGATAAAAAAGAAAGCTACAAGATTACTTGGCTTGCGCCCAATTTTGAAACCTTTATTCAAGGTCTGTTGAATGAGGAAAATCAACCTGCAAACCTTGAAGGTTCACTGTAA
- a CDS encoding rhamnogalacturonan lyase B N-terminal domain-containing protein, with the protein MTKSIVRKALGLFLIVVMIATAVVYPASTGHAATINVTDNGSRIEVNTGSGLVYVVNKTNGDIISAKMNGTELNSNRGSHIGSGLGSSANVTWNTSPSGSTVLITVSTSTLTHYYASRGGENIIYMATHITAQPSIGELRYIFRGNGSVLTGVPANSNNRGNTGAIESQDVFGFANGQSASKYYGNDQAKDLSVRGVTGNGVGVFMAYGNREKSSGGPFFRDIQFQSGTETEVYNYMNSGHAQTENWRLGLHGPYALIFTTGGTPSVPDFSWMSGLNLQGWVSSRGNVVLNGLSGMDTGYAYTIGFANSNAQYWVGTSSSGAAAKYSMIPGTYTMTAYKGELAVYTETVNVTAGQTTTLNTRTINNDPSKAFNIWRIGNWDGTPRELLNGQTIPIRHPSDSRNPSWGPVTYATGSATNRFPAIQFRGQNSPTTITFNLNASQAASSHTLNIGITAAYNNGRPSVTVNGHALTNPAASSQPNSRSFTIGTYRGNNTTFSWNVPASYFVNGSNTITITPISGSTDLGNWLSAGWVYDCVELLN; encoded by the coding sequence ATGACCAAAAGTATAGTGAGAAAGGCGCTTGGTTTGTTTTTAATTGTCGTTATGATCGCAACAGCTGTTGTATACCCTGCATCTACTGGACACGCGGCAACCATAAATGTAACCGATAACGGCTCTAGAATTGAAGTGAACACCGGTTCAGGATTAGTCTATGTGGTGAACAAAACCAATGGGGATATTATTTCAGCCAAAATGAACGGTACGGAGCTGAACAGCAACAGAGGATCACATATCGGCTCAGGTTTGGGCTCCTCCGCCAATGTGACTTGGAATACTTCTCCTTCAGGATCAACCGTGTTAATCACGGTATCCACAAGCACACTGACTCACTATTATGCTTCGCGTGGTGGCGAGAACATCATATACATGGCAACGCATATCACGGCTCAACCTTCGATTGGGGAGCTACGGTACATTTTCCGCGGTAATGGTAGTGTGTTGACAGGTGTTCCGGCGAATTCAAACAACCGAGGTAACACTGGAGCGATTGAAAGTCAGGATGTATTTGGTTTTGCGAACGGTCAGAGTGCCTCCAAATATTATGGTAATGATCAGGCCAAAGACCTATCGGTTCGTGGAGTTACGGGTAATGGAGTCGGTGTATTTATGGCCTACGGCAATCGGGAAAAAAGCTCTGGTGGTCCATTCTTCCGCGACATCCAGTTCCAAAGTGGAACAGAGACGGAAGTGTATAACTATATGAACTCGGGACATGCACAGACGGAGAATTGGCGCCTGGGTCTGCATGGGCCGTACGCTTTGATCTTTACAACGGGAGGTACGCCAAGTGTACCCGATTTCAGCTGGATGTCTGGTCTGAATCTGCAGGGTTGGGTATCCAGTCGGGGGAACGTAGTGCTTAATGGCCTCTCCGGGATGGATACAGGATATGCTTACACAATTGGGTTCGCTAATAGCAATGCCCAGTATTGGGTGGGTACCTCTTCAAGTGGGGCGGCTGCCAAATACAGCATGATTCCGGGCACATACACCATGACAGCTTATAAGGGAGAACTGGCCGTATATACGGAAACGGTTAATGTCACGGCAGGCCAAACGACGACTCTGAATACACGTACGATCAACAATGACCCAAGTAAAGCCTTTAACATCTGGCGAATCGGTAACTGGGATGGTACACCACGGGAGCTCCTGAATGGACAGACGATTCCGATTCGTCACCCTTCCGATAGTCGCAACCCAAGCTGGGGACCTGTCACCTATGCCACCGGTAGCGCGACCAATCGATTCCCGGCAATCCAGTTCCGTGGTCAGAATTCTCCAACCACAATAACGTTTAATTTGAATGCATCTCAAGCGGCATCTTCTCATACGCTCAACATCGGTATTACGGCAGCTTACAATAATGGCAGACCTAGTGTAACGGTTAATGGACATGCTTTAACCAATCCTGCTGCATCTTCACAGCCCAATTCTCGTAGCTTCACCATTGGTACGTATCGTGGGAACAACACAACCTTTAGCTGGAATGTTCCAGCATCCTACTTTGTGAATGGTTCCAATACCATCACGATTACGCCGATCAGCGGTTCCACTGACTTGGGTAACTGGTTAAGTGCAGGCTGGGTCTACGATTGTGTTGAGTTGCTGAATTGA
- a CDS encoding AraC family transcriptional regulator, with amino-acid sequence MDTLRRLNEALNYIEEHLMDVVDMKEIARIACCSEYHFTRMFSFLSGVTLSEYIRRRRLTLAAMELSHSDSKIIDIALKYGYTSPDSFARAFQSMHGTTPSEARNHGPFLKAFPRMTFQLTIQGGSEMNYRIEDKEAFRIVGIRKRVPIVFHGVNPEIAAMYQSLTPELIDTIKGASDVQPLGLISASSHFSEGRMAEQGELDHYIGAATTKDTPEGLEQLEVPASTWAVFTVVGPFPGTLQEVWGRIYAEWFPSSDYELSEGPEMLWNEHKDVTVAQYRSEIWIPIRKR; translated from the coding sequence ATGGATACGCTGAGGCGGTTAAATGAAGCCTTGAATTATATTGAGGAGCATCTGATGGATGTCGTGGACATGAAGGAGATTGCCCGAATTGCCTGCTGCTCGGAGTATCATTTTACACGCATGTTCTCTTTTCTTAGTGGTGTAACACTTTCGGAATATATTCGACGTCGCCGCTTGACACTTGCAGCTATGGAGTTAAGCCACAGTGACAGCAAAATCATTGATATTGCGTTGAAATACGGGTATACATCACCGGATTCTTTCGCTAGGGCATTTCAAAGCATGCATGGCACTACGCCCTCCGAAGCGCGAAACCATGGCCCATTTCTTAAAGCCTTCCCGCGGATGACATTTCAACTGACCATTCAAGGAGGAAGCGAAATGAACTACCGTATTGAAGATAAAGAGGCGTTTCGAATCGTGGGTATTCGTAAAAGGGTGCCAATTGTATTTCACGGAGTAAATCCGGAGATCGCGGCGATGTATCAGAGCCTTACACCGGAATTGATCGATACGATCAAGGGGGCATCGGACGTCCAGCCTCTGGGCTTAATTAGTGCTTCGTCCCATTTCAGTGAGGGGCGGATGGCAGAACAAGGAGAACTGGATCATTACATTGGCGCAGCTACGACAAAAGATACGCCTGAAGGACTGGAACAGCTCGAGGTTCCTGCTTCAACGTGGGCTGTATTTACTGTCGTGGGCCCGTTTCCAGGCACGCTTCAGGAGGTGTGGGGCCGGATCTACGCGGAATGGTTTCCTTCATCGGACTATGAGCTGAGTGAGGGTCCGGAAATGCTATGGAATGAGCACAAGGATGTTACTGTAGCGCAATATAGAAGTGAGATATGGATACCTATTCGGAAGAGATGA
- a CDS encoding TerD family protein: protein MNNTIYLRRANKLTIESNEGKQQLPKAHLATALKNIEALGYTFSDELMQAMRQLSKEQFEAVYIQLVADLRVMVGAHVKYTPMYAGFPMQVMQADEAELYLNAIIHYLTHLNVVYPDQKSVERMPLLEKTDLKVIGLGNQQAFQTLIRQIIEAKGSISETDKADIDTVLEHADPEDVDALLPAEIPFKENVGFVVASLLKHEKANIDRIGPYFKTASDVLRLAVAWSNGDVSLATASPFRKFKRRERRLLLGLLEQCGSITEDMLRYKDRWIRLGEILHPSEYKLRYPRCDKAFDILRNNKPYSTFNGSVELAFQYRNVWSLIDLLSQRPGEFARRLDHLLRMTEDEVYVLLAFGEVLEQVSTPVLLQVRQHFAQRNEPQDLRVFFPKGNVAKAFAVPNELPEIDEVTCQNVVQLCEKALVERFANLAPLGKTYVDPQLHDYLVPFSQRSASKALHTIVRGSRVPMAEGDTIRFFNWWKEGDVNGQSTGRVDIDLSAVMYDKDWNYVEHISYTNLRSLNYKAVHSGDIVTAPNGASEFIDLHIPSIVAYGGRYVVATLLSFTSHPYCDLPECFVGWMMRKKPGSGEIFEPSTVANKIDITADTQIAIPVIMDLVERTVIWTDLALTSHPDYYNNVEGNQKGMVLMGKALTNLRKPDLHDLFMLHAKARGELVDTMDQADTIYSVDQGITPYDIEQIMAEYLV from the coding sequence ATGAACAATACGATTTATTTGCGCAGAGCGAACAAACTTACTATCGAATCAAACGAAGGGAAGCAACAGTTGCCGAAGGCACATCTGGCGACTGCCCTTAAAAATATCGAAGCACTCGGATACACTTTCTCGGATGAGTTGATGCAAGCGATGCGGCAGCTGTCCAAAGAACAATTTGAAGCAGTATATATTCAACTTGTGGCTGATTTGAGAGTCATGGTTGGCGCACATGTGAAGTACACTCCGATGTATGCAGGATTCCCAATGCAGGTGATGCAAGCGGATGAGGCCGAGTTATATCTCAATGCAATTATTCATTATCTGACTCACCTGAACGTTGTCTATCCGGATCAAAAATCTGTGGAGAGAATGCCTTTGCTGGAGAAGACGGACTTGAAAGTCATTGGTTTGGGAAACCAGCAAGCATTCCAGACGCTCATCCGTCAGATCATTGAAGCAAAGGGTTCCATCTCGGAAACAGACAAGGCGGATATCGACACGGTATTGGAGCATGCAGACCCGGAAGACGTGGATGCGCTATTACCCGCTGAGATTCCGTTCAAAGAAAATGTGGGCTTTGTGGTCGCCTCGCTGTTGAAGCATGAGAAGGCGAACATTGATCGAATCGGTCCGTATTTCAAAACGGCAAGTGATGTCCTCCGTCTGGCTGTTGCCTGGTCCAATGGGGATGTCAGTCTCGCTACGGCTTCTCCCTTCCGGAAATTCAAACGGCGTGAAAGACGCCTGCTACTGGGATTGCTGGAGCAGTGTGGCTCCATCACGGAGGATATGCTGCGATATAAGGATCGCTGGATTCGCCTTGGCGAAATCCTTCATCCTTCGGAATATAAGCTTCGGTATCCACGATGCGATAAAGCCTTTGATATTTTGCGTAATAATAAGCCGTATTCGACCTTCAACGGAAGTGTGGAGCTTGCCTTCCAATATCGGAATGTCTGGAGTCTGATCGATCTGTTGTCACAGCGTCCAGGTGAATTCGCGAGAAGACTGGATCACTTGCTTCGTATGACTGAAGACGAAGTGTATGTACTGCTGGCATTTGGAGAGGTATTGGAGCAAGTATCTACCCCGGTGTTATTGCAAGTGAGGCAGCATTTTGCACAGCGTAATGAACCGCAGGATCTGCGTGTCTTCTTCCCAAAAGGCAATGTAGCCAAAGCTTTTGCTGTTCCGAATGAGCTGCCGGAGATCGATGAAGTCACGTGTCAGAATGTCGTGCAATTGTGCGAGAAGGCATTGGTAGAGCGATTCGCAAACCTTGCCCCGCTTGGGAAGACCTATGTTGATCCACAGCTCCATGATTATCTGGTACCCTTTTCCCAGAGATCGGCGAGCAAGGCTCTCCATACCATTGTTCGTGGGAGTCGTGTGCCGATGGCGGAGGGAGATACGATTCGTTTCTTCAACTGGTGGAAAGAGGGGGACGTGAATGGCCAGTCTACAGGGCGTGTGGACATTGACTTGTCTGCGGTGATGTACGATAAGGACTGGAACTATGTGGAGCATATTTCTTATACGAATCTGCGATCCTTGAACTATAAGGCTGTTCATAGCGGAGATATCGTGACAGCACCTAACGGAGCAAGTGAGTTCATTGATCTGCATATTCCATCCATCGTGGCCTATGGTGGACGATATGTGGTGGCGACACTGCTTTCGTTTACCAGTCATCCGTATTGTGATCTGCCCGAATGTTTTGTGGGCTGGATGATGCGGAAGAAACCGGGGTCTGGCGAGATTTTCGAACCGTCTACCGTAGCGAACAAAATCGATATTACCGCGGATACGCAGATTGCGATCCCTGTCATTATGGACCTGGTTGAACGTACCGTCATCTGGACAGACTTGGCGCTGACAAGCCATCCGGATTACTACAATAATGTGGAAGGCAATCAAAAAGGTATGGTCCTGATGGGCAAAGCACTAACGAATTTACGCAAACCTGATCTGCATGACTTGTTCATGCTCCATGCCAAAGCTAGAGGAGAACTAGTGGATACAATGGATCAAGCGGATACAATCTATTCGGTGGATCAAGGTATTACACCCTATGATATCGAGCAGATTATGGCGGAGTATCTGGTTTGA
- a CDS encoding S-layer homology domain-containing protein, giving the protein MKVFKAMKISFLAFVVLLSSISSLFAPVASAADGNIYVSSTGSDIVGTGTAEAPVATIEKALEKVDATGTVILQSNIIQDSTLVVSSAGKNITITSAEGHTYSIIRGESFVNGNLIQISGGSRANSVTFEKIIIDGNDVSTNGQIYGISSAGGTVNFKEAEIRNHIVKASVTQPATVISTSGGNSMVVIQEGTIIHDNKVSGNVKENPPSVLSAGSGGSLVIEDGLITDNEISDGNGVIIGVGLYQSPNFRMTGGKITANKLLGTELSEGETIGNLAVFMRGDASQARFDFGGTAYVYDNFNSNGDQRNVYLKNTAATGSAYLTLVGPMQSGSKVGVYAKIMPDEDTNPVVDIAIGRAPYQAVQEDQTFFVSDINTTAAVAYDNQANKVVLTYRMPVNLELDTPLDLSTVGTKPTLKGSVTAGAVVTITMVNKSDPAKNIVGEATVNPDGTWEFTPSSVLPPGEYTLRVTATNNGISAEPVRRDIIVVDKSVGGTAGPGGVGTPALWLRSDLGMGVASGQKVSNWEDQGSKVNNATQDEVNNQPTYWDDKNHNINFNPVLEYNGTSSFMNLDVSKLPQGKSPRSIITISKTDRTEGIKYIISWGVQTTGYTGIGMLQNGTRGGLTTFNSTRSQTLYTPDGFLGTTFPNEQFVTWTGGNTESNIARLYSKMKIVQELGANGYGQDVPKSWDTGNSGGAVVGKLIPATASVEHWQGTIEEIIVYDHALTDAERQKVSTYLAIKYGYTLDQTKANSYVDSNMATIWDAQENAVYTHRITSIGRDDQSGLMQKQAKAQELGSILTIALGNSVEDTNSANENEFSNDSSFFTFGDNGASTEFKTQITKDEKKLLGMERIYKIQKANWAESQITLQVDETGGNPALPQYVVISDDAQFGNPNSVHLIENGQVTLNTSNFGPNSYFTIANAATPLSAPDITLTDDELTWDAVEHADKYEVTIELEDGTTRTVEVTGTVLNLSQLEPSLKAGNYTVTVTAKTNNPAYADSEASNTKSYVVVIDKAKLKAKIDEINGKTETGELDKEEYTPESWQTLQNALEVAQSVFDDENATPEQVEKAYQDLVDARKGLTKKPGTGVDTSVLKNEHDRIKGENLTETEYTVESWEALKDAMNEAERVLNEPAATQAQVDKALQDLTDARTGLTKVIGTDESTLQTLVPSVGSLSPAFDPAKDTYTISVPNSVYQFQLTPTALDPLAKIEIAVGDGEWNEVTSGTVSENLPLQVGGNKIVVRVTDSLGHVTEYKINVTRASNDNGNNGGGNNGGGNTGGNSGSTPAPTPAPVPTPTPAPVKDNLETTRDGSHQPFATSKPSDNKETLVQVDPAKLNVAMSQGTGQQFAIHSPNDGDMKVDGLTLETLKQLVDQGSKLNISNPLAIYPVPGGKMDLNGVSGQLGNAALNEIDVHINIARSSDTLIDSAETRAASQGYELLVTPVDLDLTFTKDGQTVRSGQLNGYAPKYIALPEGIDPNRITTGVIINPDGSIFHVPTVVTKINSRYYALINDLRSSGSYSVIWNPQDFEDARSHWGKTDVNNIAARLDLQGNGDNTFSPNRQVTRSEFAEIVVLGLGLMRQDAPQNLFPDVNDSAWFRSAVALANEFGIVRGYDNGNFYGNQEITREQGFAMVARAYRLIEPEAAISPDQMNSELERYSDAVDVSNWAKEDVAQLIAVGIIQGNGPEVLSPKTTMTRAEVTALIARMLKVTNLIDK; this is encoded by the coding sequence TTGAAAGTATTTAAGGCAATGAAAATATCGTTTTTGGCTTTTGTGGTCCTATTGTCATCAATATCGTCGCTGTTTGCTCCGGTAGCAAGCGCAGCCGATGGAAATATCTACGTATCATCGACGGGAAGTGATATCGTTGGCACGGGTACTGCAGAAGCGCCAGTGGCAACAATAGAAAAGGCACTTGAAAAGGTCGATGCTACAGGAACTGTAATCCTGCAAAGTAACATCATCCAGGATTCCACCTTGGTTGTCTCTTCTGCTGGGAAGAATATTACGATAACCTCAGCAGAGGGGCATACATACTCCATTATACGTGGTGAGAGTTTTGTTAATGGAAACTTGATTCAGATCAGTGGTGGGAGTAGAGCGAATAGTGTAACTTTTGAGAAAATCATTATAGATGGCAATGACGTAAGCACCAACGGCCAGATATATGGAATTAGTAGTGCGGGCGGAACAGTGAATTTTAAAGAGGCTGAAATTAGAAATCACATCGTGAAAGCAAGTGTTACTCAGCCTGCAACCGTTATATCAACTAGCGGCGGTAATTCAATGGTTGTCATACAAGAGGGCACCATAATTCATGATAACAAGGTTTCAGGCAATGTAAAAGAGAATCCCCCTTCAGTACTGAGTGCTGGTTCAGGAGGCTCTCTGGTCATTGAGGATGGTCTGATTACGGATAATGAAATTTCAGATGGAAATGGAGTCATCATTGGGGTGGGACTATATCAGAGTCCTAACTTTAGGATGACAGGAGGCAAGATAACAGCCAACAAGCTGTTGGGAACCGAACTAAGCGAAGGTGAAACAATCGGGAATTTAGCTGTTTTTATGCGTGGGGATGCGAGCCAAGCTCGATTCGATTTTGGAGGTACAGCCTATGTGTACGATAATTTTAATTCCAATGGGGATCAGCGTAATGTGTATCTGAAGAATACGGCAGCTACTGGTAGTGCTTATCTGACGCTAGTTGGTCCTATGCAATCGGGATCGAAGGTTGGCGTGTATGCCAAGATTATGCCTGATGAAGATACGAATCCGGTTGTCGACATTGCCATCGGTAGAGCCCCATATCAAGCAGTGCAAGAAGACCAGACATTCTTTGTATCTGATATCAATACGACGGCAGCGGTTGCGTATGATAATCAAGCTAATAAGGTTGTTTTAACATACCGAATGCCAGTCAATCTGGAACTGGATACTCCCCTGGATCTTTCTACTGTGGGTACCAAACCTACTTTGAAAGGTTCAGTTACAGCCGGGGCTGTGGTAACCATTACAATGGTGAACAAATCCGACCCAGCTAAAAACATAGTCGGGGAAGCTACTGTCAACCCAGACGGGACATGGGAATTCACACCTTCCTCTGTGTTGCCACCTGGAGAATATACATTGAGGGTTACAGCAACGAATAACGGGATCTCTGCTGAACCCGTACGCAGGGATATTATTGTAGTAGATAAGTCAGTTGGAGGCACAGCTGGTCCGGGTGGAGTTGGTACCCCTGCACTATGGCTACGATCAGATCTGGGCATGGGAGTTGCCAGCGGCCAAAAGGTGAGTAACTGGGAAGATCAAGGCAGTAAAGTAAATAACGCAACGCAAGATGAGGTCAATAACCAACCAACTTATTGGGATGATAAAAATCATAATATCAACTTCAATCCGGTATTGGAATATAACGGTACGAGTAGTTTTATGAATCTGGATGTAAGTAAGCTCCCTCAAGGGAAGAGCCCCAGATCGATCATTACCATTAGTAAAACCGATAGAACTGAAGGCATCAAGTATATCATTTCCTGGGGAGTCCAAACGACCGGTTATACCGGTATAGGGATGCTTCAAAATGGCACAAGAGGTGGCTTGACCACATTTAACAGTACCAGGAGTCAGACATTATACACTCCTGACGGGTTCCTAGGAACCACGTTCCCGAACGAGCAATTTGTTACTTGGACAGGCGGGAATACTGAATCTAACATAGCTAGATTGTACAGTAAAATGAAGATAGTGCAGGAACTAGGTGCAAATGGATATGGACAAGATGTTCCCAAGTCTTGGGATACCGGCAACTCTGGTGGAGCAGTAGTCGGTAAGCTTATTCCAGCAACTGCAAGTGTTGAACATTGGCAGGGTACGATTGAAGAAATTATCGTATACGATCATGCTCTTACGGACGCAGAACGCCAAAAAGTCAGCACATATTTGGCGATAAAATACGGGTATACGCTTGATCAGACGAAAGCCAATTCATATGTGGATTCAAACATGGCTACGATCTGGGATGCCCAGGAGAACGCAGTCTATACCCATCGCATCACAAGCATTGGTCGAGATGATCAGAGCGGCTTGATGCAGAAACAAGCCAAGGCGCAGGAACTGGGATCCATATTAACGATTGCATTAGGCAACAGTGTTGAGGATACAAATTCTGCAAATGAAAATGAATTCTCAAACGATTCTTCTTTCTTTACGTTTGGTGACAATGGAGCAAGTACTGAATTCAAAACACAGATTACGAAAGATGAGAAAAAACTGCTTGGGATGGAGCGTATCTACAAGATACAGAAAGCAAACTGGGCTGAATCACAGATTACACTTCAGGTAGACGAAACGGGAGGTAACCCGGCGTTGCCTCAATATGTTGTGATCAGCGATGATGCTCAATTTGGCAATCCAAACTCGGTACATTTAATTGAGAACGGCCAAGTAACCCTTAATACCTCAAATTTTGGTCCAAATTCGTACTTTACGATTGCGAATGCTGCCACTCCTTTGTCGGCGCCAGACATCACACTGACCGACGATGAGTTGACATGGGATGCAGTTGAGCATGCAGATAAATATGAGGTAACAATCGAACTGGAAGACGGCACAACGCGGACAGTGGAGGTAACCGGAACAGTCCTTAACTTGTCGCAATTGGAACCATCGCTGAAAGCTGGAAACTACACGGTGACAGTCACAGCGAAGACGAACAATCCAGCATATGCAGATTCAGAAGCATCAAATACGAAAAGTTATGTTGTTGTTATTGATAAGGCGAAGTTGAAAGCCAAAATCGATGAGATTAACGGTAAGACTGAAACAGGCGAACTGGACAAAGAGGAGTACACACCAGAATCATGGCAAACGCTGCAAAATGCGTTAGAAGTTGCTCAATCTGTGTTCGACGACGAAAATGCAACACCGGAACAAGTAGAAAAGGCTTATCAGGATTTGGTGGATGCCCGGAAGGGGCTTACCAAAAAGCCTGGTACTGGTGTCGACACGTCAGTGCTGAAAAATGAACATGATAGAATAAAGGGTGAAAATCTAACCGAAACGGAATATACGGTAGAGAGCTGGGAAGCACTCAAAGATGCGATGAATGAAGCAGAGCGAGTGTTGAATGAACCGGCAGCGACTCAAGCGCAGGTAGATAAGGCACTTCAGGATCTGACAGATGCAAGAACGGGACTTACCAAAGTAATTGGTACAGATGAGTCTACGTTGCAAACACTGGTCCCTTCTGTGGGAAGCTTGTCTCCGGCCTTTGATCCGGCTAAAGATACCTACACCATCTCTGTTCCGAATAGCGTATATCAATTCCAGCTCACGCCAACAGCACTTGATCCACTTGCGAAGATTGAAATAGCTGTTGGAGATGGAGAGTGGAACGAGGTAACAAGTGGTACTGTAAGTGAGAATTTACCGCTCCAAGTCGGTGGAAATAAGATCGTTGTTAGAGTAACGGATTCACTTGGCCATGTTACGGAGTACAAAATTAACGTGACTAGAGCATCCAATGACAATGGTAACAATGGTGGAGGCAACAATGGCGGCGGAAATACAGGAGGTAACAGTGGAAGTACACCAGCACCTACACCTGCGCCAGTACCAACGCCAACTCCAGCACCCGTGAAGGATAATTTGGAAACAACTCGAGATGGTAGCCATCAACCATTTGCTACATCCAAACCATCTGACAACAAAGAAACATTGGTTCAAGTTGATCCAGCCAAGCTGAATGTTGCCATGTCACAAGGGACAGGCCAGCAGTTCGCCATTCATTCACCGAATGATGGGGATATGAAGGTGGACGGTTTAACCCTCGAAACACTGAAACAATTAGTAGATCAAGGTTCCAAACTAAACATTAGCAATCCGCTGGCGATCTATCCGGTACCTGGCGGAAAAATGGACTTGAACGGTGTATCCGGCCAGCTTGGTAATGCAGCGTTGAACGAAATCGATGTCCATATCAACATCGCACGTTCATCGGATACGTTGATTGACAGCGCCGAAACGAGAGCAGCATCCCAAGGATACGAGCTACTTGTCACACCGGTTGATCTGGATCTGACGTTTACGAAAGATGGACAGACCGTGCGATCCGGCCAGCTGAACGGCTATGCACCGAAGTATATTGCACTTCCGGAAGGTATTGACCCGAACCGAATTACAACAGGCGTGATTATCAACCCGGACGGCAGCATTTTCCATGTACCAACGGTTGTCACGAAGATCAATAGTCGTTACTACGCGCTCATTAATGACTTGCGTAGCAGCGGAAGTTATTCGGTTATCTGGAATCCGCAGGATTTTGAAGATGCCAGATCCCATTGGGGCAAAACGGATGTGAACAACATCGCTGCAAGACTGGATTTGCAAGGTAACGGAGATAACACGTTCTCACCGAACCGTCAGGTTACCCGTTCCGAGTTTGCCGAGATTGTTGTGCTTGGACTGGGCTTAATGCGTCAGGATGCACCACAGAATCTATTCCCTGACGTTAACGATTCCGCATGGTTCCGCTCCGCGGTAGCCCTTGCGAATGAATTCGGTATCGTTCGGGGTTACGATAATGGGAACTTCTACGGTAATCAGGAAATCACACGTGAGCAAGGATTTGCGATGGTTGCTCGTGCCTACCGTCTGATTGAACCGGAAGCAGCAATCAGCCCGGATCAGATGAACTCTGAACTGGAACGTTACAGTGATGCAGTGGATGTATCGAATTGGGCGAAAGAAGATGTAGCCCAGTTGATTGCAGTGGGAATCATCCAGGGTAATGGACCAGAGGTTCTGAGTCCGAAGACCACGATGACCCGTGCTGAGGTAACTGCATTGATTGCAAGAATGTTGAAAGTAACAAACTTGATTGATAAGTAA